The sequence below is a genomic window from Cryptococcus neoformans var. neoformans B-3501A chromosome 8, whole genome shotgun sequence.
TTGTTAGCTTCATGTTTTGCAGCATTTTATTTGACAAAAAAGGGCTCACTCGGCGATAAACCTTGTACTGCTCACTCTTGTTTACCCATTTGGGCTTGACAAGCAAAAACGCATGGTCAAATAAAAAGCCCAGTAAATCTGCAATCTCTTCTCGATTgccacctcttctcttcaacgGACCCTTGTGCACTAACTGCCGATTCTTGTCTCGCAGTCGCAGATCCTATAAGAACGTATCAACGTCAAGATTTGCTCATAATCTTTCTCACTTCGAGACTTACAATCCTTTCATTTGGCCTGAACACCAGCTGTTGCTCGATTTGCGCCAATTCAAATATATTCTCACTCTTCCCACTCTCCGCGTTCACTTTCGTCAAGAACCCTCTAATCATCTTGATCACCTCTGGCAAATCCTCCTTATCCGGATGATCGTCAGGAGTATATTTGAGGACAGCTTCCAGTAAGAGAGGATAACGACCCAGACGTGTAGTGGGTTTTGTCAAGTAACCGTTCAACTCCAACTTTCTTGACTCTGGTTTTCTTTCTGTATCGTCCACAAACTTTTGGAAAACTGGGTTCGcgcctttttccttctcgaatTCATACTTGCCGAAAAGTTGATGGGCACCATAGGTGACAAACGGTTCGAAGAGTGGGACACGTTCGAGAAAGATGTCGCCAATACGTGACACGACTGGTTCCTTTTTCTGGCGCTTCGTGAGACGTTCGGCGAGGACATGGTTTACGGAGAGGACGTCGTGGACATTCCAAAATACTTGTCGGACAAAGTCGTCTCGGCGCTTGGCATCGATGACTTCTTGCGTCCGTAGCGGTTTGACCCATGACTATATGTCGTTAGCACTTGGTAATTACCTATAAGGTCTACTCACATCTCGAAGATACTCCAGATCCCTGACAAAGTCCCTCTCCGTGTAGATAACTTCGTTGATGGCTtcctgcctcttcttctctttatCATCCACACTATCCAAGATCTCTTGCGAAACAGAATGAATCCACAGAGTGCCAGTCTCCTTGACATCCACTAAACTCTCACGACTGAGCTTCCTATTCAACCCAGGCTCCGGCTTCATGTTTagcctcttcatctgctcTAGTCTTCTGGGACAATTGATAGAATAACAAAGACTGTCGCGCGAACATGTGGGGGAGTAACAGTCTGTAAGAAGGGTGAATACACCCACTGGGAGAGTATCTTCGCTGTCCAAGCCATCTGGCGAGTCGGAGTCGAGGAAAGGCATGGTCGAAGATCGAGATGGGGTCATAGATACTGGTGTAGATTCAGTATgcattgaagaggaagaatctGCAGGCCTTGCAGCTGTCAAAGCTTTCAATCCACCACCCAAGCCCATCGCCGTACTTGACGCTCCACTCCCGTTCCTCGTCAATCTCCCTTCCGAAACTGGGCTTTCCCCATTGCCGTTTGTGTCCGTAAAGGGTGCAGCGAGCCTGTCTTTAAATCGGTACACCTCTTTAGGGTTATCCCTCAATCGGTGGTCGTATGTCACATCATGAAAGAACTTTTGGGCGTCAAGGCTTCGACCGAGCAGCAGAGCCAAATTTCGATCAGACGTCTTGATGAGCTCTGCGATCAGTGTCACAGCAGCTTGGCCGGAGAAGGAATCTTTGTACGTGATACCATCTTTGGTGAGGTCGGCAAGAGGGATGTATGATTTGAACGCAGCAGAGACCATTGAAAGGATAGCTGGGTataaggaaggaagaggggcgCGTGTCTGACTCTGAGCTTGAGGGTTACTCAGTCTAGCAGCGGGGTTGGAGAGTGGACGAATGATTTCACGAGAAGAGCCAGAGAATGATGTCGATCGATTCTCGTAGCCTCGTCTGGCGCCAGGTGGCAGACTTTCGGTCGTGTGGAGTGCCAACGGGAGAGAAACGGTCGAATCGGTAGATGCTCGGGGATGGAAGGACATGTCCACCGTAGGAGTAGTAGGTGAAGATGCCGTATCGTAGGTAGGTGAAGCAGCCGGCGAGCGCGATCTACCCAAGTCAGCAAGGACGGGACCAAATATGAAGCAACTCACGCAAGGCCCGCCTTTGTGGCATTATCGCCGCTTAAAATGGATGAATCCGAAGCCATGCGCTTGTGCATTGACGCCCGCCCTATGTCTGACAACGTCCCATGGCCATGCAGAGATTTTGGTGGAAGAACAGGATTACGGCCTGTCAATTTCGGTCAGAGCGTATCATATGACAAACTTAAGCcactcaccatcatcagGACTGACACTGATACCTGTCACATCCTCCATCCAATTTTCCCCGGGATTACTTTCAAACGCCAATTGGCCCATTTTCCCAATATAATCCGGCGTTGCTGACCTTTCTTTCGACGTTTCTGCCAACGACGGTGACTGCGAAGTCGGTTTGTGAAACGAAGTGATAGATGTACTCGTGGGGATTCGAGAGGTTGCCGAGTTGGTAGTAGAAAAAGAAGTAACAGAGGACGAGGGATCGAATGGTGTCCCGATATTCTGCGTAGCTTGCGTTGGAATAGCAGGAGAAGCAGTCGAAGGTCTAGGGAAGGCGACACTGGATGTCGGGTACCCCTGGGAGGCCTGGTACGCCTGGGCAGGCGTCATCGCACCAGCTGGGAAAGCTTGAGTAGGCCCAGAAGGCAACCTTGGCATTGGTGTAGGAAACGCTGTTGGCGGCAGACGCACTGTAGGTTGAGGTGGTGATAGTTCAGGATTCGGCGAATACacggatggagaagaagcggcaGAATACGATGAAGGTGCTAATGATGAGCGGCGCCGTCCTTCATTGTCCTACAAGTTGCCGCAAGAGTTGTCAGCGACAGCATACAAGCAGACCAAACGACATACGTTTGGCAGGTACTCAACGCCATCATACGGGTCCGGTCTCCGTGTAGGAACAGGTCGGTACATGGGGTATGTCGGTTGTCGTTGCGGCGGAACTTGAGGTtgtggtggaggcgggGGAACTTGAGATTGTGGTGGAGGCGTGGGATGATACGGCATTGTCGGTGGGTAGTTTGGTTGTGCCGGGTTGACATACTGCTGTTGTGATGATTGGGTTGCGAGATGATGACCACGTGCAGGCCGCCCAAAGATATTTTCAAATACTTGGTTACGGACATTTGGATTGTCGTTGGATTGCTTCTGGCGTGGACCTGACGGGGGCATGTTTATTCACTTGATaaaagaaatggaaaatggaaagagaggatagATAGAGAATTCGTCGTCAGTTGGCTTAGAAGAAACACGGCTCGCGTCGTCCCACCGCGGAAACTTACGTAAGTCTAGCTTAGGCATTTACATGGAAGAAATATAGGCAATGTCTATAACATATGTATGTATGCATGGTCAGTCGAGGGCAAAATTGATATGCATATCTCTATGGGCCCTTCCCATCTATGTATTTTTCAGCATTGTTACGTCTGTCTGGGTGACTTTGCTGATGAGTTTATAGGGCTTGAAGGAATAATTAAAAAAACCGCAGCGTCGGCTATGGCCGCCATGAAAGGTCTACCGCCGGTCGGAAATATCCAAAcactcttttcctcttgtTTCTTCTCCGGTATGAGGTTGACCAG
It includes:
- a CDS encoding hypothetical protein (Match to EST gb|CF190965.1|CF190965; HMMPfam hit to CNH, CNH domain, score: 243.0, E(): 5.1e-70; HMMPfam hit to DEP, Domain found in Dishevelled, Egl-10, and Pleckstrin, score: 72.9, E(): 8.6e-19; HMMPfam hit to RhoGEF, RhoGEF domain, score: 125.1, E(): 1.6e-34), whose translation is MPPSGPRQKQSNDNPNVRNQVFENIFGRPARGHHLATQSSQQQYVNPAQPNYPPTMPYHPTPPPQSQVPPPPPQPQVPPQRQPTYPMYRPVPTRRPDPYDGVEYLPNDNEGRRRSSLAPSSYSAASSPSVYSPNPELSPPQPTVRLPPTAFPTPMPRLPSGPTQAFPAGAMTPAQAYQASQGYPTSSVAFPRPSTASPAIPTQATQNIGTPFDPSSSVTSFSTTNSATSRIPTSTSITSFHKPTSQSPSLAETSKERSATPDYIGKMGQLAFESNPGENWMEDVTGISVSPDDGRNPVLPPKSLHGHGTLSDIGRASMHKRMASDSSILSGDNATKAGLASRSPAASPTYDTASSPTTPTVDMSFHPRASTDSTVSLPLALHTTESLPPGARRGYENRSTSFSGSSREIIRPLSNPAARLSNPQAQSQTRAPLPSLYPAILSMVSAAFKSYIPLADLTKDGITYKDSFSGQAAVTLIAELIKTSDRNLALLLGRSLDAQKFFHDVTYDHRLRDNPKEVYRFKDRLAAPFTDTNGNGESPVSEGRLTRNGSGASSTAMGLGGGLKALTAARPADSSSSMHTESTPVSMTPSRSSTMPFLDSDSPDGLDSEDTLPVGVFTLLTDCYSPTCSRDSLCYSINCPRRLEQMKRLNMKPEPGLNRKLSRESLVDVKETGTLWIHSVSQEILDSVDDKEKKRQEAINEVIYTERDFVRDLEYLRDSWVKPLRTQEVIDAKRRDDFVRQVFWNVHDVLSVNHVLAERLTKRQKKEPVVSRIGDIFLERVPLFEPFVTYGAHQLFGKYEFEKEKGANPVFQKFVDDTERKPESRKLELNGYLTKPTTRLGRYPLLLEAVLKYTPDDHPDKEDLPEVIKMIRGFLTKVNAESGKSENIFELAQIEQQLVFRPNERIDLRLRDKNRQLVHKGPLKRRGGNREEIADLLGFLFDHAFLLVKPKWVNKSEQYKVYRRPIPLELLVLVTPDEQYNSGKLSYGHGRSRLITRHPNSKTNHSSQNNSITAPPKPESKHGFSITILHLGKKGYSMQLWVDTHIGRKKWLENIDKQQGLLREKSTVFVSETITEGILSGVRKVNCSSPYDQGNRMIFGTDEGVYFANLRDEKLREPVKVINLIDVTQVDVIEEFQLLIVLHERCVTTFPLDSLDPSDPNAALKRGKRISSHTSFIKSGVCLGKTLVAIVKSSTLSSTIKVMEPVDLSQNRKKTQAGFMKRLNGKDDALKLFKEFYIPTESSSVHFLKTKLCVGCTKGFEIVDLETLDMQGLLDPSDGSLDFVLKRDNVRPIAIYRIEEDFLLCYDEFAFYVNKNGWRSRPKWAIVWEGIPTSFALQYPYVIAFEPTFIEVHHVETGHLVQIIPGNNIQCLFADTPPSRVNAPLPPNRMMYAPPTLGTPPYARPPNMPGYPAYPNVSYPGHPQQPRQTSNGAYPPHRINQAPSAGVRHPQQTPMGYGMPAPHPPPLMNRFARPQVVFVSDDSHVQFLKFPPASHSHPQRPVMTHYQTAPAGHSARSSR